A genomic stretch from Erwinia sp. E_sp_B01_1 includes:
- the pgsA gene encoding CDP-diacylglycerol--glycerol-3-phosphate 3-phosphatidyltransferase, which yields MHFNIPTLLTLFRVVLIPFFVLAFYLPFVWAPLACALIFIFAAITDWFDGYLARRWKQTTRFGAFLDPVADKVMVAMALVLVAEYFHSWWITLPAATMIAREIIISALREWMAEIGKRSSVAVSWIGKVKTTAQMLSLFALLWRPDSTVVGVGVVALYIAAVLTFWSMFQYLNAARGDLFER from the coding sequence ATGCATTTTAACATTCCAACGTTACTTACCCTGTTTCGTGTTGTTTTAATCCCGTTCTTTGTGCTGGCTTTCTATCTGCCATTTGTATGGGCTCCTCTGGCTTGTGCGCTAATCTTTATCTTTGCCGCGATCACTGACTGGTTTGATGGCTACCTGGCTCGTCGCTGGAAGCAGACCACCCGTTTTGGTGCCTTCCTTGACCCGGTGGCCGATAAAGTGATGGTGGCTATGGCGCTGGTGCTGGTGGCGGAATATTTTCACTCCTGGTGGATTACGCTGCCTGCAGCAACCATGATTGCCCGCGAAATCATCATCTCTGCACTGCGCGAGTGGATGGCAGAGATTGGAAAACGCAGCAGCGTGGCCGTCTCCTGGATTGGCAAAGTAAAAACCACTGCGCAGATGTTATCGCTGTTTGCTCTGTTATGGCGTCCGGACAGCACCGTTGTGGGTGTCGGTGTGGTGGCTTTATACATTGCGGCGGTTCTCACGTTCTGGTCAATGTTCCAGTATCTGAACGCAGCGCGCGGTGATTTGTTCGAACGGTGA
- a CDS encoding heavy metal sensor histidine kinase produces the protein MKRASLTLRLALLLAAFSFVAFTLMGGVLYYALSQQLSLRDDAALVARVDQISTLLKDLNARQLIHEKPGLFANMLGNTESLLVIRYVGGNTLLEVNPAQRDIPSVTPVDTGQPLKLSAVHHAKIADGTPMVYMAAISPSANALPPLEILSARVLSDRTRILETYRNKILLFASVMAAISVVLAFIAAHYGVSPLRSLAERTARISTRTLSSRLNKEEAPRELDTLIDQINAMLERLERGYQQLKQVSADMAHDLRTPITTLLGQTEVGLSAPRDSTYYQQLLGSNFEELQRMSRMIDNMLFLAQAEQPDQEIQRTRLDISGEMARVCDYFEDVAADQNQTIHTSGSGTVFADALLLRRALANLLSNAVRYASPASQIEIIAQPRAQGMSIRIVNRGETIAPVHQERIFDRFYRADPSRHDSGQSSGLGLSIVNSIMQLHQGRCWVESHDGVTSFGLLFPDLDLDLDLELS, from the coding sequence ATGAAACGTGCTTCGCTGACTTTACGGCTGGCGCTGCTGCTGGCGGCATTCTCCTTTGTGGCCTTCACGCTGATGGGCGGTGTTCTCTATTACGCATTGAGCCAGCAGTTATCCCTGCGTGATGATGCGGCGCTGGTTGCCCGCGTCGACCAAATCAGTACCCTGCTGAAGGATCTTAATGCCCGTCAGCTAATCCATGAAAAACCCGGCCTTTTTGCCAATATGCTGGGGAATACTGAATCGCTGCTGGTGATCCGCTATGTAGGCGGAAATACGCTGTTGGAAGTTAACCCTGCACAGCGTGATATTCCCTCCGTCACGCCGGTTGATACCGGCCAGCCTCTGAAATTGAGCGCGGTACATCATGCAAAAATCGCTGACGGAACCCCGATGGTTTATATGGCGGCCATAAGTCCTTCGGCAAATGCTTTGCCGCCGCTGGAAATTCTGTCGGCAAGGGTATTAAGCGATCGAACCCGTATTCTTGAAACCTACCGCAACAAAATACTCCTTTTCGCCTCAGTGATGGCAGCCATCTCCGTGGTGCTGGCGTTTATCGCCGCTCATTATGGCGTCTCTCCTTTACGCTCGCTCGCTGAGCGTACAGCCCGAATCAGTACCAGAACGCTCTCCTCAAGATTGAATAAGGAGGAGGCCCCAAGAGAGCTGGATACTCTGATTGATCAGATCAACGCCATGCTGGAAAGACTTGAACGCGGATACCAGCAATTGAAACAGGTCAGTGCAGATATGGCCCACGATTTGCGCACCCCGATCACCACCCTGCTCGGTCAGACAGAAGTGGGACTGAGTGCGCCACGCGACAGCACTTACTATCAGCAACTGCTTGGTTCTAATTTTGAAGAGCTACAGCGTATGTCACGAATGATCGACAATATGCTTTTTCTGGCACAGGCGGAGCAGCCTGACCAGGAGATTCAGCGTACCCGTCTTGATATCAGCGGTGAGATGGCCAGGGTGTGTGACTATTTTGAGGATGTCGCCGCTGACCAGAACCAGACAATCCACACAAGCGGTAGCGGAACGGTATTTGCAGATGCCCTGTTGCTGCGCAGAGCGCTGGCAAACCTGCTCTCTAATGCCGTGCGCTACGCCAGCCCGGCAAGCCAGATTGAAATAATTGCACAACCTAGGGCGCAGGGTATGAGTATCCGGATTGTGAACCGTGGTGAAACCATAGCCCCGGTGCATCAGGAGCGAATTTTCGATCGTTTCTATCGCGCCGATCCATCCCGCCATGATTCCGGACAATCCAGCGGACTGGGGTTATCAATTGTGAACTCAATTATGCAACTGCATCAGGGAAGATGCTGGGTTGAGAGCCATGACGGCGTGACCAGCTTTGGTTTGCTGTTTCCGGATTTGGATTTGGATTTGGATTTGGAACTTAGTTGA
- a CDS encoding heavy metal response regulator transcription factor — translation MKILIVEDEAKTAAYLVNGLQEAGYTADWAANGIDGLHCAREETYDLILLDVMLPEISGWTVMERLRAHSQTPVLFLSARGTLEDRLRGLGLGADDYLVKPFSFAELLARIRIILRRGHPTAEQDEILTLADLKVDVTRVRCERDGKRITLTNKEFRLLVCFLQHPGQVLSRTYLASRIWDMNFDSDTNVIDVAVRRLRQKIDDPFQVRLIHTVYGVGYRCETES, via the coding sequence TTGAAAATACTGATTGTTGAAGACGAAGCTAAAACCGCAGCCTACCTGGTCAACGGGCTTCAGGAAGCGGGCTACACCGCTGACTGGGCAGCCAACGGTATTGATGGGCTGCACTGTGCGCGGGAAGAGACTTACGATTTGATCCTGCTGGATGTGATGTTGCCAGAGATTAGCGGCTGGACGGTGATGGAGCGATTGCGCGCCCACAGCCAGACGCCGGTGCTGTTCCTCAGCGCGCGCGGCACGCTGGAAGATCGTCTGCGGGGGTTAGGTCTTGGAGCCGATGACTATCTGGTAAAGCCCTTCTCATTTGCTGAGCTTCTGGCGCGTATCCGCATTATTTTGCGCCGGGGGCATCCTACGGCCGAACAGGATGAGATACTGACGCTTGCTGACCTGAAAGTCGATGTGACCAGGGTCCGTTGCGAACGAGATGGCAAACGTATCACCCTGACCAATAAAGAGTTTCGGCTTTTAGTCTGTTTCCTGCAGCATCCTGGCCAGGTCCTGTCACGGACTTATCTGGCTTCCCGCATCTGGGATATGAATTTCGACAGTGACACCAACGTGATTGATGTTGCCGTACGCCGGCTGCGGCAGAAAATTGACGATCCCTTTCAGGTACGCCTGATTCATACGGTATACGGTGTCGGCTACCGTTGCGAAACCGAATCATGA
- a CDS encoding alpha/beta hydrolase, which produces MKLRYLSAIASLALAGMNISVARADAAPQEVKNIVLVHGLFADGSSWGKVIPLLQAKGLHVTAVQNPTTSLDDDVAAVKRTLAQQKGPVILVAHSYGGMAISQAGDIPEVKGLVYIAARAPEAGEDYPALTKKFPAAPASAGLKWNDDGYGALTESAFIHDFAGDLPASEARAYYAVQQPMGKAITTAKTTVAAWHDKPSWYAVSTEDRTINPDLERFMAKRMNAHTIELKSSHVSLISQPQAVANLIMKAAHVPGY; this is translated from the coding sequence ATGAAATTACGTTATCTCTCTGCAATAGCTTCCCTGGCTCTGGCTGGAATGAACATCTCAGTTGCCCGCGCTGATGCCGCTCCGCAGGAAGTTAAAAATATTGTTCTGGTCCATGGGCTGTTCGCCGACGGCTCAAGCTGGGGCAAAGTGATTCCCCTGTTGCAGGCTAAAGGTCTGCACGTTACGGCAGTGCAAAACCCTACCACCTCCCTGGATGATGACGTTGCTGCGGTGAAGCGGACGCTGGCACAACAAAAGGGCCCGGTGATCCTGGTCGCCCACTCTTATGGCGGCATGGCAATCAGTCAGGCTGGCGATATCCCGGAAGTGAAAGGTCTGGTCTATATTGCGGCCCGGGCACCTGAAGCGGGCGAAGATTATCCTGCACTGACGAAAAAATTTCCTGCGGCTCCCGCCTCCGCAGGTCTGAAATGGAATGACGATGGTTACGGTGCGCTGACCGAATCGGCTTTTATCCATGACTTTGCGGGCGATCTACCGGCAAGCGAAGCCAGGGCTTATTACGCCGTTCAGCAGCCAATGGGTAAAGCCATCACCACGGCAAAAACCACCGTCGCCGCCTGGCATGACAAACCCTCCTGGTACGCGGTCTCCACTGAAGATCGCACTATCAATCCAGACCTGGAACGCTTCATGGCTAAACGTATGAACGCACACACCATTGAGCTGAAATCCAGCCATGTTTCGCTGATTTCTCAGCCACAGGCGGTCGCCAATCTGATTATGAAAGCGGCGCACGTACCTGGCTACTGA
- a CDS encoding lipid kinase, with amino-acid sequence MSGRALLLVNPKARKGQQSPDAICGLFAQQGVEIIRPDKELSLSDAVRHYAGEVDKVIVGGGDGSLNAVADSLCETGLPLGILPLGTANDLARTLAIPRSLPQAVAIIARGHLRQLDLGDVNGHPFFNVASIGFSASLAKNLTAESKKRWGVVGYALAAGKLFRQSRPFTVEITHEGTVEKVKTIQLSVGNGRFYGGGMTVEQAARPDDGQLDVYSLELDHWWEMLALMPWLRRGTHGNWQKVRAFPATSLTVTTRRPHNINADGEIVGTTPAVFSLRKAAVSVYAPE; translated from the coding sequence ATGTCAGGTCGTGCACTATTACTGGTAAACCCTAAAGCCAGAAAAGGGCAGCAGTCGCCGGATGCTATCTGCGGGTTATTTGCACAGCAGGGAGTGGAAATTATTCGCCCTGACAAAGAGCTGAGTCTTTCGGATGCCGTACGGCATTATGCGGGGGAGGTAGACAAAGTTATTGTGGGGGGAGGGGATGGATCGCTTAATGCAGTGGCTGATTCTCTTTGTGAAACCGGGCTTCCTCTGGGCATCCTTCCTTTAGGGACGGCGAATGACCTGGCCCGCACGCTTGCTATCCCCCGTTCTTTGCCTCAGGCCGTGGCCATTATTGCCCGTGGGCACCTTCGCCAGTTGGATCTGGGTGACGTGAACGGGCATCCTTTCTTTAATGTGGCCAGCATTGGATTTTCTGCCTCGCTGGCAAAAAACCTGACCGCAGAATCAAAAAAACGCTGGGGAGTTGTGGGTTATGCCCTGGCAGCCGGAAAATTATTTCGTCAGAGCCGTCCCTTCACCGTGGAAATTACCCACGAGGGAACAGTGGAAAAAGTCAAAACCATCCAGCTATCGGTAGGTAACGGACGCTTTTATGGTGGTGGGATGACGGTAGAGCAAGCGGCCCGTCCTGATGACGGACAGCTTGATGTTTACAGCCTGGAGCTGGACCACTGGTGGGAAATGCTGGCTCTGATGCCCTGGCTGCGACGCGGCACGCACGGCAACTGGCAAAAAGTCCGGGCTTTTCCTGCAACCAGTCTGACAGTGACTACCAGGCGACCCCATAATATCAATGCCGACGGTGAAATTGTCGGGACAACGCCCGCAGTGTTCAGCCTGCGAAAGGCGGCCGTCAGCGTTTATGCGCCTGAGTGA
- a CDS encoding DUF2000 domain-containing protein — protein MNDLRCVVILNNDLPVGKATNAAAVISLTLGQRHPGFVGSPLVDGSGQAHPGLIPVGIPILAATNEQLGSLTGQCQERGFDLVLFPVEGQMTVDYAAFSEAVSHIPTDSLQHLGLGIVGEKKALRKLTAKLKLFD, from the coding sequence ATGAACGATCTGCGCTGTGTAGTTATCCTCAATAACGATCTGCCCGTGGGCAAAGCAACCAATGCGGCCGCCGTTATTTCATTGACGCTGGGGCAGCGCCACCCTGGTTTTGTAGGCTCTCCACTGGTTGATGGCAGTGGTCAGGCCCATCCGGGATTGATCCCTGTGGGCATCCCGATTCTGGCAGCCACCAACGAACAGCTCGGTTCGCTGACGGGTCAGTGTCAGGAGAGGGGTTTTGATCTGGTTCTGTTCCCGGTTGAGGGGCAAATGACCGTGGACTACGCCGCCTTTAGTGAGGCGGTCAGCCATATTCCAACCGACAGCCTGCAACACCTTGGATTAGGCATAGTTGGCGAGAAAAAAGCGCTGAGAAAACTCACGGCTAAGCTGAAGCTGTTTGACTGA
- a CDS encoding AraC family transcriptional regulator gives MNKPGWVQLTRDNDLPVEAIRAHFTGHAYDPHWHDTWLIGVTEQGVQQFHSRRKKHQSHPGTVFMLEPGELHDGDAIDEKGFTYRMLYVDADFMHQQLRTIFGNVPDSFELNFARTLSGDRRLAYATFQAFQCLHDRELKIVKETAMQQLFAALTQHQHWRKSVVIPHEEKALALKARSWLHDHLHENIGLSDMAQALGVDRFRLSREFQARFGLPPHAWLIQLRLTHARQMLSGGMPPAEVAAHLGFADQSHLGRWFRRAYQLTPAYYQQRCTNLPD, from the coding sequence ATGAACAAGCCGGGTTGGGTGCAACTGACCAGAGATAACGATCTGCCGGTGGAAGCCATCCGCGCGCATTTCACCGGACATGCTTACGATCCTCACTGGCACGATACCTGGCTGATTGGCGTGACTGAACAAGGAGTACAGCAATTTCACTCCCGCCGTAAGAAACATCAGAGCCATCCGGGAACGGTGTTTATGCTGGAGCCGGGTGAATTGCATGATGGCGATGCCATAGATGAAAAAGGCTTCACTTATCGGATGCTCTATGTGGATGCTGATTTTATGCACCAGCAGCTGAGAACCATTTTTGGCAATGTCCCCGACAGCTTTGAACTGAATTTTGCCCGCACGCTTTCCGGCGATCGACGGCTGGCTTATGCAACCTTTCAGGCTTTCCAGTGCCTGCACGACAGGGAGCTGAAGATTGTGAAAGAGACGGCCATGCAACAACTGTTCGCCGCCCTTACCCAGCATCAGCACTGGCGAAAATCGGTGGTGATCCCCCATGAGGAAAAGGCGCTGGCGCTGAAGGCCAGAAGCTGGCTGCACGATCATCTGCATGAAAATATCGGACTCAGCGATATGGCCCAGGCGCTGGGGGTGGATCGGTTCCGTCTGTCGCGCGAGTTTCAGGCCCGGTTCGGTCTGCCGCCCCATGCCTGGCTTATTCAGTTGCGGCTGACCCATGCCCGGCAAATGCTTTCAGGGGGTATGCCGCCAGCGGAGGTCGCCGCCCATCTGGGATTTGCCGATCAGAGCCACCTTGGGCGCTGGTTCCGCCGCGCCTATCAGCTGACGCCGGCTTACTATCAGCAACGCTGCACAAATCTTCCAGACTGA